A window of Drosophila sulfurigaster albostrigata strain 15112-1811.04 chromosome X, ASM2355843v2, whole genome shotgun sequence genomic DNA:
cgcCAATCAGCTCATTGCTCTCCGCCAGCTGCTGCATTCCAATGTTGTGtttacgagtgtgtgtgcgtgtgtgtgtgtgtgtgtgtgtgacaatgtgtgtttgtgtgtgtttgattaGAAACGTTAGCAacatcattttttgtttttgtttcgtttttttctcttttttgttttgttttgcatgcaGCACTTTGCaatcaatttttgtgtgtcgtgttgcctttttttctctttagccaaaaacaacaaaaaaaaaacaataatgaacaaaaacaaatcatgACAACTaaaaactacaactacaactaagtaaccaacaaaaccaaaaaacaataaaaaaaaacactcgcAAATAACTAACAAAGTTTTACAATATTTCTTTTGGGGGGATAATCAAAAAAGAGGCCATcgagaatgtgtgtgtgtgtgtgtgtgtgttgaagcTGCTGCACTTTTATGTAGTTGTGGTTGCTCTTACCTCGTCGCCGCCAtatggctgctgttgctgctgctgcacattgCTGGGCCAATAATCGTAGCCAGCTCCGCCATAAGCTGAGTTTGATTGCTGCTCGCCATAAGCTTCACTCGCTGGCTCAACGTGGCCATAAACAGCCGCTGGTTGCTGTGTGGGATCGTAcagtggttgctgttgctgtggttgtgtTGCTGGTTGTATTGGTTggggtgctgctgctgctgcatcggCATTGTAGTACATGGTTGGTGGCGGCGCATAAGCATCGTTGTGCAGCGCTGTTGGCTCTTGATTTTGCGTCTCATAATAATCTGGTTGCGgcggcaattgttgttgctgttgtggtggttgctgctgctgctgctcatacgacggctgcaactgttgctgttgctcctcgTATTGCATGTTCAGCTCATGCATTTGCTTATTCAAATCCACAAACTGCTGATCAATAtcgttttgctgctgttgctgctgctcatgcAGCGTCTCGTGATGTTGCacttgctgtggctgctgctgcaattggcaattggcagtTGTGAGTTTCTAGTTTGGATGTTGTCTAACTGGTCACTTCACTCACCTGATCGGCCAACGAGCGCAGTTGACGCAGCCATTCCTTCTCCTCAGGCGCCGTTGTTTGCGGCGTCGCTTGTCCTGTTGCATTTGGGGGACTGGCAAAAGAAACGCGATTGATCAATATCGGATCATGATAACGCAAACGTTCCGCCAAGCTGCAAACCTACAAAGAAAGCATAAATATATGGTAATAATACAGAATgatatcaatcaatcaatcatcaCTTACTCTCTGTATGAAATCGCTGTCGTAACTCTCCGGCTTCAGCTCAATATGCTTGGCTATCTGCTCCAAGTAGTTGGTGCATCGGAAGTGCTGACCATAATCGAGAATGCGTGTGGCCAGCAGGAACTTGTAGTGCTGGAAGTTGGCAATGCTGAACTTCTGATCGTACAGCGATCGCGCATACTCGTAGATCTCCGTCATGATGATCGCCTCGTTGCTGGCAAACTCATTGAAGGGCTTGTAGTGCGAGGCGCCAAGTAAAATGAGCCTGAAACAGAAAGAATTAAAAGGagttaataattgtaattcatTCTACTCTTAGAAgtaataactaaattattcattttagtCTTAAAaggaattatttaatattgttcatTCTACGCTTAAAGCGaattaataattgttatttattatactcttattattattattctctactattcaaatgaaattcactAAAGTAATTCATTgctatacaaaaaataaatattaaattattattaagataCCAAATGATGTATCATAGAATACCTAATCtagttttataaaaataaagtattattatcATTAGATACCCAATGATATGTCGTAGTATGTTTAgcatatattttgctttggcCATCGTGACTTCTATTACATTGGCATTAGTATTAGCATTTGTCTCTCTAAGTTTGGTAGAATTTATCCATGGtaatcaaacaaataaatacctAATATATTCTCATTCTATTATAAAGCTTCTAATcatataaaaactaatttagaatataaacaatttcatcTGTCTGGCTTTCTTATAGTTACACTCTTGTCGAGGGAGATATATAGTAATAGGCTTGAAATGTCGCCTCTGCTAATTTTCGTAGCCGTTAAGCAGGGAATTCAGGAGTTACcttggtatatatatagattggtaatcaaataaataaatacctaTTCTGTGCTcacaaaaatgataaattataaatcttCTAACCgtctaatttaaaatataagcAATCGTCTCTATAGCTCTTTTATAGTTACTCTATGTATAAgcagttatttttatagtgAGCTTGAAATGTTGTGAATTCATCGCTTACCTTGGTATAGATATGTTTGTTAATCtaacaaataaatcattatgCTGAGCTAatccaaattttaaattacatatcTTCTCATATGTGTAAGCTATTTTAAATTGTGAGCAATCGCATCTGTATCACTATCTTATAGTTACTCTACGTATGTATAAGCAGTTACATTATATATTAAGTTAGGTGTTGCCTCTGCAAAATTCCATAGCCGGTAAGCAATGCATTCAGCGCTTACCTTGATATGAATATTTTGAGCTagtcaaaatgaaaaattgtaaGGTTTATAATAGTTGGTAAACAAACAAGGAAATAACTATGCCAAGCTAATCAAAATGgcatagtaaataaaatattgacaaTTGCAATAACGAAAATATTAACAATGTAGTTAACCTAAGCATAAGCAATAGTTTaacaatgaaatttaaatgttgcttGTGCAAATTTCCATAGCTGGCAAGCCAGAAAAACCTTGGTaatcaaataaagaaatacatattCTAATCGAAATTGGAAATTAAGAAGCTTATAAACAAGTTGCTTAagctaatttaaaatataaacataactAGATAGATAGGATTTATCTATAAGCACttcttttataataaaatgttgcttGTGCAAATCTCCACAGCCGGTAAGCCAGGAATTGCATAGCTTACCTTGGCACATTGCCGGTGAGCGTGGTCAGCTCGGTGGCAGCGCTGTCGTAGCGTCCGAACTCCTCCTGGGCGACGAGATAGCAAAAGTGTGCGGCATAGATGTCGCCACGCTGGAAGAGCGTATCACCGAGGGCGATCACCGAACTGCGATCGTATTCCGGCTGTCGCGACTTGTTCGTCACCAAGATGGAGAGATGCGAACGCCAATCGCCCCAATGCTCGTCACGCAGCTGAGTGACACAGGCAGGAGTGTGACAGCTCTTCATTTGATAAAGCGTTTGCAGTGGATCATTTGCCTTGATGGCGCGATTGAGGAACTTTTGCGCCACATCGGTCAACGCATAGCGATCCTCGTACAATGCCAAGAAGAAGGCATGCGTCCACAGATTGTGATCGGTGGCCCACTGCAATGCTTCCTCCACATTGCCGCGGAGAACATAGCTGCGAAATTGTTCCGTTGCCGCCTGCTCTGAGATCGCATTCCCAGCAGCATCTTCGGCATCCGGTTcggcatcaacagcagccggAGTTGCTGCGGGTAAATTCGCAGCCGTTGGCTCGCCATCGGAATCGTTGAGCAGCTCGTTGGCATCGGCTCGCGTTTCGTTTGAATCCGTTTCGGTTTCCGTGTCGGGAGCATAAGGATATTCCCGTTGATTCTCCAACAACAAGTCACCCACATCGGTGTCCGCAATTACCTGAAAAGGAAGCAGCATAAATTAGTAATTGAAAGAGTTTCGAAATTCGAGAGAAACTTACGCCATTCTGTCGCAGCAAAAGTATAAGCAAATGCCACATGAGCGCATGCGAGGCACGATACTTTTCCACGCTGCCGAGCGGCTTCTTCTGTGTGGCATACAACACGGTGCAAGCACGCGCCGGTCCCAAACGTATCTGCTCCTTGCAGAAGCTAATGATCTTGTCCTTGTGCAGCTTGCGACCCTGCAACGGACCCGGATAAGCACGCAACAAACTGCTGGTGGCATCCTTAATCCTCGGCGCCGACACCTCGACATCGTTCCGCAAGCGTCCGCGTCCCGCGTACTTGGGACGCACTCGGAGCAGCAGACTCATCGAATAGGAGGCCACCAGATGCGGTCGATTGTACAGCAAAGGCGTGCGTCGTCGTGGCGGACGTGCCACAGCCGTCGTTtgtatcgttgttgttgtcgttgccgccTCTCCGCCGGTGGCGCCAACAGCAGCTCTGTGAGTTgtacaaaatttgaattaatctCTTTCTATTCTTTACTATTTGAGCATAACTCAACAGCAGGCATTCCCAAATATCAatcaaaatcataaaaaaataataataggaTAAATAAACAGCCaaattttgcatgcaaattgaataTAGGAGAGGAGAAAGGGGGCtttattttttcctctttCAGCCACACCATAAAAATTCAGTCTTCCGATAAGATATAGCTAAAAacaagcccaaaaaaaaacaaagtgctTTAAAATCTTCCAGaagataacaataattttatgcTTATCTCCCCAGCTTATTATTATCTCCCTTAGCTTAATTCACTGAATTAtataatcaacaaaaatttgcatttctttaatTGTAAAACTGCTTCTTCAAATTCGTGACTCTTAAGTCAATATTAATTAGAAGCTTAAATTTCTTGAAAAACTCAATGCAATGCGCAAGTCTTAAGCACATTAGTTGCTCAATAAGATTTcctaataaatttaaaagtcaaTATTAATTAGAAGCTTAATATTCCAAATTCTTTGAATACTGTTCAATAAGTTTTGCttataaattgaatacatttccatacaaattttaattgaaaatataagtaaaataaactgGAAAATATCTATTAAATTATCACTTCTGTTAACATAAAAGAGCAACGTAAGCCTTAACAGCAAGAGTGGTGAACAATTGCTGAATCTTTCCCTTCCCTACCAATTCCCTTTTCCAGTGACGATGTGACGAGCCAAAGTTGCAgccaaaaaagtttaaatttgaaaaataaaatcaaataaactgAGCTAAAAGCTATAGAAGTGCTGAATATATCGGTTAAATTAACACTTCACTTAACAGCCAACTACTAATGAACCTTTTCTTTCCCTATTACTTCCCTTTTCCAGGGACGAAGGAAAAGTTGCAGCCAAAaaagaatacattttaaagctATAGAAATGTTGAATATATCTGGTAAACTATCACTTCTCTTAACAAGATTAATGATCAACCGCTGAATCTTTCCTTTCCCTACTAATTCCTTTTTCCAGTACTGAAGCAAAAGCGAAACTAAGCTAAACATTTTAGAATTCCGGAATATGACAGTTAAATTATCACTTCTCTTAATACCGAGTAATGAGCGCTGAATCCCTCCCTTCCCTAGCACTTCCCTTTTCCGATAGTGacaaagcgaaagcgaaatttgcagccaacaaaatttaaattttagaaataaaatccTGAATATAGCGGTTTAATCATCACTTCACTTAACAGCAAACAACTGCTGAATCTTTCCCTTCCCTACCACTTCCCTTTTCCGATAGTGAcgaagcgaaagcgaaagttGCAGCCAAAAAGCCAGCTAAGGAGAAGAAGCGCAGCGATAGGGAAATTTAAGGGGCAGAAATGgaatttgttcaatttgtaTGTGGATGCAAATGAGTGTAAAGTGTAAAGTGTGATGTGTGTAAGCCAAAAACAATGGAACACAAATGACcaaagagagtgtgtgtggagaaCAGACAGAGTAGATAAATATGTATAGAGTATAGAGTATAGAACAAGATGAACCTACTTGGAGGAATGAATTTCGAATATCGAAGCGAAGagcttttagtatttaaatttgagagTTGAGGTTGAAGAAGAGTATGAAGAGTAATTTGTGGTATTTGTTTGGgtatttggtttttgtttttttttttggtttttttgttgggaGTGACCACCTGATATCAACGCCGCATTCCGAGCCAGCAAAGTATCGTGTGTATCCAGCAGGAGCTCCTGAACCTCCAGCAGCATCTGGCTCGCTGTTCAAATTGCTGAGGGAGCGAGCACTCGCGATGCCCAACAACAAGCGGCGATTGCTGTGCGTATCGCTGCCATCATAAAGACTGGCCGAGTCCTCGCCCAAAGTTGCGTTCAAGAGATCCGTGTAGTTATTGTTcccttgctgttgctgttgctgttgatagAGCTTGAGCTGCTCTTGGCGACGACGATGGAACTCATTGGCTTGTgttatgtatgcgtgtgtgtaccTAAAGAGTAAGCACATGGCacatatgtttgttttttgtttcggaATGTCGaatgttgttttggtttttggtttgttgtttgttagaaacgaaatattatttatttgcagtgTTATTGCTGTTAGTAGTAGAAGAAGACACGCACAAAACACAATTGTACTTGATCTCGATCAAATTGGGGGGAATTACACAAAAAAGCGCAGCGAGCGAATgagagagtgagtgtgtgagagagagagagagcgatatACAGTCATAGCGAGTGGGAGAAAAGTTTAGAGTTGGGTTTGTGGTGATTAAGACAAAGGAAGGAGAAAGGATTAAGATTGAGTTGGGTTTGGAATATGGTGGATAGAAGAAAGGTAATGCAACATGTAATTAAACAGGGATTAACAGCCCAGTGGGATAAATTGTTATCGTCAAAGTTAGCGCATCGATCTCGGTTAGCTCGAATGTTAACGCAGGAGTGAAAGAGACAACTCTACAGCACCGagttcagcagcagcaaacgtgGTGAGTTAAGGTGTGGTGAGTAAGTGTGACTACAACATGCCCCACAACAAAATTCAGAGTGTTCGATttagcaataacaaaaacaaagaaaacggTAAAACGGTAAAAGaaataactaaaacaaaaaactagtaacaaataacaaagagagcaataataatagtaatagtaactTCGATCGCAGCCGAAGACAAACAATTTCAGTTCGAGACTTTGCAGAATTTAACACACTTTTCtaaatatctatatagtatagttaaTACTACCACTCCCTCaactttctattttttttagtatttcatttccatttaagAACTTTGCAAACAGTTGAAAATTCAGAAAATTCAACACATTTTTCCAAATACTGTAATTATATCTAAAATTtcgcaaaattcaaaacaCTTTTTGAAAAGATAATTCTTAAGATTTCACAGATTTCAAAATCCTTTTTCTACTTCAAAACctttcaataaaattcattttataatacaaCAAAGTTCTATAGAAagcaaatttgattattttttataaaacaagAGACTTCTTTAGAAGGTttcatgcattttaaaataattttcttgaTGCAAATTTCAAGATATTGTCTGATCCCAATTCCaaatttgaatacttttaTAAAACATAAGAATTCGTAAGatttcaaaatcattttcCTACTTCAAAAAGCTttgaataaaatgcattttataatgCAACAAAGTTCTGcagaatacaaatttcaatacttttataaaatatgataattctgaagaatgaatttaaaaataattttcctaatggattttcaaatttttgcacgTTGTCGAAAATTGTCATTTCTAAAAATAACTGTTAAATGATCACTTCTcttaaaagcaacaactgaaTCTTTCCCTTCCCTACTACTTCCCTTTTCCAGTGCCGAGGCAAATTTCCTGATGCAAATTTCAAGTCAATTCCaaatttgaatacttttgTGAAACAAATTCTTAAGATTTCACGGATTTAAAAATCCTTTTCCTACTTCAAAAgctttcaataaaattcattttataatgcAACAAAGTTCTGtagaatacaaatttaaatacttttataaaacaatataattctTAAGAAGCTGTCATGGGTTTTCAAATCGTTTTCCTACTTCAAAAAgctttcaataaaattcattttataatacaaCTAAGTTGAATAGAATactttttgaaatgaaatacttttctaaTGTCCTAGTTGGAATAGATTTCATGACGGACATAATATTCTACTACAAAGTAACTCCTCCGTCTGCAAAGACTCGAGGCAATTGAAATAGCTTTGAAAATACGGATTTCAGTTTGCACTCACCGTTCACGCTCCCTGAGCAAGGCGGCCTCATTGCCAGCGTTGCCTTGAGCCAGCACAGCATCGACGCCAAGAGGCAGCGAGGAGGCAGGAGCTGCGCCTGGAGCTGCGACCAACTGATGTGGCGAGGTTTTCGTGACAGCTGCATTCGAGAGAGCTGCCATGGAGTTGATCATCTGACCATAGATCTTGGCATACATATCGACATAGGCTTGAGGATTGCGTGACAGTTGATCGTACATCATGTAGGGATCATAAGCAGACGCCGCATTTCCATACTGATCGTTGTAGTTGCCCCGCTGCCCCCGCTTTCCACTGCtgcttcctcctcctcctcctccaccgtTGATGCGCTCTTTCTCCAAATCGCTGTTGCGTGAACTCTTGCCACGATACTCTTCGTAATCTCGAGCATCCCACGCTCCGTGTCCGTGATGATGACGTCGTCCGCCTTCGCGACCACGCCCCGCATCGCTGCCGCCTTCATGGCTGCGTCGACTGCGCAGCTTTTCATGCTGCGACGACTTTTCGCGACGCGACGACGATGATTGATAATGGCTGCTTCCACCTCGTGGTTGTTGCTCTGCATAAGCATCGTAGTCATCATCGGGTGCTGCACTGCGTCTGGGCCGGCTCGCTTTGCTGTTGCGTCCGCCACGatcaccgccaccgccaccgcctccgccGCCTCCTCCATCGCTggccgcagctgctgctgactgaACTTGAACATCGGCTGCATCCGAGTCGCCGTcatagttgctgttgctgttgttgctgtagcgAGGACGTCGCTCGTGTTTCTCCTCGCGACGCCACAGATTGCGTTCcctttccctctccctctccctttcaCGCTCCCTTTCACGCTCTCTTTCACGCTCCCTTTCCCACTCGCTGCGTGCGCTGTGCTCGTGACGTTGCtgctgacgttgttgttgctcagcaTCGCGACTGCGACGCTTTGAATCACGCAGCGATTTATTGCCGCCATCGTTGTGCACATTTGCATTGGCCGCACGCACCGAATCCTCCGTTTCCCCCTCATAGTTGTTGCCACCtccattgttgctgttgctgttgtggttgttgtgacGTCGTCCGCTGCGCATGTTGCGCAAGCTGCGTTCATCTGGTTGACGACGCGACGGCAGCGATTGCTCAATGCGATCGTTGAACATCCAATCATCGGACTCATCCTCCGACTCCAGATCAAGCGAGGCGCCTGGACGTGGTTTGCCACGCCCCAATTGTTGCGTCATCGACGTGGacaactgttgctgatgctgctgcatatgttgttcatgttgttgctgccccgTTATCTCTGGCTGCTCGTGTTGCAGCTCCGTTTGCTGTTCCACGACAGCATcggctgctgttggctgcaCTGCAACTGGCAGCAACACTGGCTGATCCTCCAGATTCTCGCCATCGAGCACCACTTCACGTTGTTCTGgaacaacattgttgttgttgctgttgctgctgctgctgtttagtGTTGTCTCCACGCCAGTGACAACACGTCGAGCTggcggcaactgttgctgctgctgctgttgatgctgatgcaactgttgctgtgtCGTTGGCTGCTGCTCGCCCTCGGAGGTGTCTTCGCCATCCGCTTGACGCATCAGTTGCAATGCATTTGGCTGCTCGGTGCCAGTGACCAAACGTTGTCGCTCCACCAGCTCCGGCTGGCCGAGCACCAAACGCGAAAGTCCTGGCGGTGGCAACAAACCATCTGCCTCCCAGTTGGCCTCGTTGAGATCCTCGGGCTGCTCGGACAAATGACTTGTTTGCAAGTACTGAGCACGCTCATCGTTGGGTGCCGACAAAAGCACTTCCTGGTTCTCATACGGCGGCAGCTCCTGATTGTGATCCGGCAGCAGAGTTGGAGCAGgaattgcagctgcaattggAACAGGAATTGGTGCTTGAAGTGGGGCTgcaaaggcagcagctgctgaaaGTGGAGCAGCTAGACTTGTGGCTGCAAGTGGtgcagcaaatgcagcagGAGTTGCAAGTGGAGCAGCTGAGACTGGAGCTGCGATTGGAGCTGGAACCGGAGCTGCAAGTGGCGTTGGAGCTGCAattggagctggagctgcaaatggagctgaagctggagctggagctgcaaCTGCGATGGGAGCTGGCGCTAGAATTGAAGCCGGAGCTGCAACTGAAGCTGGTGCCAGAATTGCAGCTGATGCTGCGATTGGAGCAGGCGCTGCcattggtgttgctgctggagTTGGCAGTGGAGGaacagctgcaactgttgctggtGGTGCGGCTTCGAGTATGTTTACACGTTTGCTTAATCCGCCGGCACGCTTGAAGGGATTGCCAGCTGCCGAGTTGTCCAATGCAGCTGGAGGTAAAGCAGTCGCTGCAGCTGGCGGTGCAGCATATGGAGCAGGTGTTGCTGCAGCAATTGGCACTGTTGGTGGCGTCACAGTTGCCGCTGCT
This region includes:
- the LOC133849042 gene encoding uncharacterized protein LOC133849042 isoform X3; this encodes MFWLDVTSSKSNNCQQCNLDSVQFAHCDNMLHNNANWLPPQQQQPQQQPTPQQLQQQQLQQQQQQATLHHSLPANQQQLPPPPLQQQQQQQQQPPQQQQLYASQMFQQPQQPPPQTTQRYWPPEDYQQVDYNDYYIQQQQQQLQQQQQPQQPLLYASPEQQYYQPVQQVEQQPPPQQLPPDVFDNNNSSNVKNDGWDDWGDWNDNANNNNSSNISNNISSSNINSTTNNNNNNAVEDAFSVQAAPSSWHAFGQNQQTTNTNNNSGNTEALELPPLLSPATEAEPELLNAIVPPRAFQNQPPAAATVTPPTVPIAAATPAPYAAPPAAATALPPAALDNSAAGNPFKRAGGLSKRVNILEAAPPATVAAVPPLPTPAATPMAAPAPIAASAAILAPASVAAPASILAPAPIAVAAPAPASAPFAAPAPIAAPTPLAAPVPAPIAAPVSAAPLATPAAFAAPLAATSLAAPLSAAAAFAAPLQAPIPVPIAAAIPAPTLLPDHNQELPPYENQEVLLSAPNDERAQYLQTSHLSEQPEDLNEANWEADGLLPPPGLSRLVLGQPELVERQRLVTGTEQPNALQLMRQADGEDTSEGEQQPTTQQQLHQHQQQQQQQLPPARRVVTGVETTLNSSSSNSNNNNVVPEQREVVLDGENLEDQPVLLPVAVQPTAADAVVEQQTELQHEQPEITGQQQHEQHMQQHQQQLSTSMTQQLGRGKPRPGASLDLESEDESDDWMFNDRIEQSLPSRRQPDERSLRNMRSGRRHNNHNSNSNNGGGNNYEGETEDSVRAANANVHNDGGNKSLRDSKRRSRDAEQQQRQQQRHEHSARSEWERERERERERERERERERERERNLWRREEKHERRPRYSNNSNSNYDGDSDAADVQVQSAAAAASDGGGGGGGGGGGDRGGRNSKASRPRRSAAPDDDYDAYAEQQPRGGSSHYQSSSSRREKSSQHEKLRSRRSHEGGSDAGRGREGGRRHHHGHGAWDARDYEEYRGKSSRNSDLEKERINGGGGGGGSSSGKRGQRGNYNDQYGNAASAYDPYMMYDQLSRNPQAYVDMYAKIYGQMINSMAALSNAAVTKTSPHQLVAAPGAAPASSLPLGVDAVLAQGNAGNEAALLRERERYTHAYITQANEFHRRRQEQLKLYQQQQQQQGNNNYTDLLNATLGEDSASLYDGSDTHSNRRLLLGIASARSLSNLNSEPDAAGGSGAPAGYTRYFAGSECGVDIRAAVGATGGEAATTTTTIQTTAVARPPRRRTPLLYNRPHLVASYSMSLLLRVRPKYAGRGRLRNDVEVSAPRIKDATSSLLRAYPGPLQGRKLHKDKIISFCKEQIRLGPARACTVLYATQKKPLGSVEKYRASHALMWHLLILLLRQNGVIADTDVGDLLLENQREYPYAPDTETETDSNETRADANELLNDSDGEPTAANLPAATPAAVDAEPDAEDAAGNAISEQAATEQFRSYVLRGNVEEALQWATDHNLWTHAFFLALYEDRYALTDVAQKFLNRAIKANDPLQTLYQMKSCHTPACVTQLRDEHWGDWRSHLSILVTNKSRQPEYDRSSVIALGDTLFQRGDIYAAHFCYLVAQEEFGRYDSAATELTTLTGNVPRLILLGASHYKPFNEFASNEAIIMTEIYEYARSLYDQKFSIANFQHYKFLLATRILDYGQHFRCTNYLEQIAKHIELKPESYDSDFIQRVCSLAERLRYHDPILINRVSFASPPNATGQATPQTTAPEEKEWLRQLRSLADQQQPQQVQHHETLHEQQQQQQNDIDQQFVDLNKQMHELNMQYEEQQQQLQPSYEQQQQQPPQQQQQLPPQPDYYETQNQEPTALHNDAYAPPPTMYYNADAAAAAPQPIQPATQPQQQQPLYDPTQQPAAVYGHVEPASEAYGEQQSNSAYGGAGYDYWPSNVQQQQQQPYGGDELAESNELIGDNINNSSNNHDSNDAENNAEIEQQQQQHTSLSNHNSNHNNNSNNIDNNRFKHNALTLPAAGNKEKSKLVARKLQFAATNESTTTTTAAASTAVAAAAVAAATPPTTTTTTTTTTQKAFNLNDQQQMRPTISMPKSKSYDDDDGAGASNQGATGPGGATKGASAAGNATNKQQQQQEQSGAAGLPGGQGNQNAGWFGGLWNKFSLKPKNQMILPDDKNPTIVWDKERKCWTNTAEGNTEEAESFKPPPKMSDMGMGMGMGMPNTLGTIPTPLATPQLLPQQPQPQQQQPQELPNANLYDNNSQVDYDYNNYTEQVYATSTPAPTSAPAPAPVPTVPMSAPTPAAAAAAAAAGGPQPKLQSNMFKIQRNRTLKNSYVDVFNPSGAPMTAAPQTVLAPLMAPVAVPQGGFFVPGAVPQQPQ
- the LOC133849042 gene encoding uncharacterized protein LOC133849042 isoform X2, with the protein product MFWLDVTSSKSNNCQQCNLDSVQFAHCDNMLHNNANWLPPQQQQPQQQPTPQQLQQQQLQQQQQQATLHHSLPANQQQLPPPPLQQQQQQQQQPPQQQQLYASQMFQQPQQPPPQTTQRYWPPEDYQQVDYNDYYIQQQQQQLQQQQQPQQPLLYASPEQQYYQPVQQVEQQPPPQQLPPDVFDNNNSSNVKNDGWDDWGDWNDNANNNNSSNISNNISSSNINSTTNNNNNNAVEDAFSVQAAPSSWHAFGQNQQTTNTNNNSGNTEALELPPLLSPATEAEPELLNAIVPPRAFQNQPPAAATVTPPTVPIAAATPAPYAAPPAAATALPPAALDNSAAGNPFKRAGGLSKRVNILEAAPPATVAAVPPLPTPAATPMAAPAPIAASAAILAPASVAAPASILAPAPIAVAAPAPASAPFAAPAPIAAPTPLAAPVPAPIAAPVSAAPLATPAAFAAPLAATSLAAPLSAAAAFAAPLQAPIPVPIAAAIPAPTLLPDHNQELPPYENQEVLLSAPNDERAQYLQTSHLSEQPEDLNEANWEADGLLPPPGLSRLVLGQPELVERQRLVTGTEQPNALQLMRQADGEDTSEGEQQPTTQQQLHQHQQQQQQQLPPARRVVTGVETTLNSSSSNSNNNNVVPEQREVVLDGENLEDQPVLLPVAVQPTAADAVVEQQTELQHEQPEITGQQQHEQHMQQHQQQLSTSMTQQLGRGKPRPGASLDLESEDESDDWMFNDRIEQSLPSRRQPDERSLRNMRSGRRHNNHNSNSNNGGGNNYEGETEDSVRAANANVHNDGGNKSLRDSKRRSRDAEQQQRQQQRHEHSARSEWERERERERERERERERERERERNLWRREEKHERRPRYSNNSNSNYDGDSDAADVQVQSAAAAASDGGGGGGGGGGGDRGGRNSKASRPRRSAAPDDDYDAYAEQQPRGGSSHYQSSSSRREKSSQHEKLRSRRSHEGGSDAGRGREGGRRHHHGHGAWDARDYEEYRGKSSRNSDLEKERINGGGGGGGSSSGKRGQRGNYNDQYGNAASAYDPYMMYDQLSRNPQAYVDMYAKIYGQMINSMAALSNAAVTKTSPHQLVAAPGAAPASSLPLGVDAVLAQGNAGNEAALLRERERYTHAYITQANEFHRRRQEQLKLYQQQQQQQGNNNYTDLLNATLGEDSASLYDGSDTHSNRRLLLGIASARSLSNLNSEPDAAGGSGAPAGYTRYFAGSECGVDIRAAVGATGGEAATTTTTIQTTAVARPPRRRTPLLYNRPHLVASYSMSLLLRVRPKYAGRGRLRNDVEVSAPRIKDATSSLLRAYPGPLQGRKLHKDKIISFCKEQIRLGPARACTVLYATQKKPLGSVEKYRASHALMWHLLILLLRQNGVIADTDVGDLLLENQREYPYAPDTETETDSNETRADANELLNDSDGEPTAANLPAATPAAVDAEPDAEDAAGNAISEQAATEQFRSYVLRGNVEEALQWATDHNLWTHAFFLALYEDRYALTDVAQKFLNRAIKANDPLQTLYQMKSCHTPACVTQLRDEHWGDWRSHLSILVTNKSRQPEYDRSSVIALGDTLFQRGDIYAAHFCYLVAQEEFGRYDSAATELTTLTGNVPRLILLGASHYKPFNEFASNEAIIMTEIYEYARSLYDQKFSIANFQHYKFLLATRILDYGQHFRCTNYLEQIAKHIELKPESYDSDFIQRVCSLAERLRYHDPILINRVSFASPPNATGQATPQTTAPEEKEWLRQLRSLADQQPQQVQHHETLHEQQQQQQNDIDQQFVDLNKQMHELNMQYEEQQQQLQPSYEQQQQQPPQQQQQLPPQPDYYETQNQEPTALHNDAYAPPPTMYYNADAAAAAPQPIQPATQPQQQQPLYDPTQQPAAVYGHVEPASEAYGEQQSNSAYGGAGYDYWPSNVQQQQQQPYGGDEQLAESNELIGDNINNSSNNHDSNDAENNAEIEQQQQQHTSLSNHNSNHNNNSNNIDNNRFKHNALTLPAAGNKEKSKLVARKLQFAATNESTTTTTAAASTAVAAAAVAAATPPTTTTTTTTTTQKAFNLNDQQQMRPTISMPKSKSYDDDDGAGASNQGATGPGGATKGASAAGNATNKQQQQQEQSGAAGLPGGQGNQNAGWFGGLWNKFSLKPKNQMILPDDKNPTIVWDKERKCWTNTAEGNTEEAESFKPPPKMSDMGMGMGMGMPNTLGTIPTPLATPQLLPQQPQPQQQQPQELPNANLYDNNSQVDYDYNNYTEQVYATSTPAPTSAPAPAPVPTVPMSAPTPAAAAAAAAAGGPQPKLQSNMFKIQRNRTLKNSYVDVFNPSGAPMTAAPQTVLAPLMAPVAVPQGGFFVPGAVPQQPQ